From the Streptomyces sp. SN-593 genome, the window GGCCGGGGCGCCGCAGCAGTCGCCCTCGGGGTCGGCGCCCTCCCGGCAGACACCCGCGCCGGGGCAGTCCGCACCGACGGCCCCCTCGCCCACGTCACCGCCGCCGGGCGGCGACGCCACCGGGTCGCCGCCCGGGGCCGCCCTGGTCTACCAGCAGATGGAGCTGCCCGCCGGTGACGGGCTGTCACTGCGCACCGACCCGCCGGCCGTCGGCTCCGGCACCAACAGCGGCGACTTCGGGCTCACCGGGGACGCCTCCGCGTTCACCGTGGACCGCACCCGCGACACCCTCGCCGTGGTCGGCCCGGACAGCCCGATGACCGTCGACACCTGCCGGTCGGCGGTCGCGGCCGGGGTGGACGCCGTCGACGCCGCCTCGCTCGGCGAGGGCTCCCGGCTGTGCGTGCGGTCCGTCGACGGCACGCTGACCGCGCTGGTGACGTTCCGTCAGCTTCCGCTGCGTCAGGTCCCGCACGCCGCCGCGGTGTTCGACGTCACGGTGTGGCACGAGGTGGGCGAGCGCTCCGCGCCGGGCACCGGAATCAGCGCGAATTTCGACAACGGAGTGGCGCGACGGTGGTCGGTTCGCGTTAACTGATCCGCCCCGGGGCGCGCCGGCGCACCGCCGCGTCCGGGTGCGGTACCGACGCGAGGGTGGGTCATACGTGGTGGTGGGGGAGACACGCGTGCTCGACGACGGGCGCGGCGGCACGGTCGGCGGCGGGCCGGGTACCGGACTGGCGGACGCGGTGGACCGTATGCGCCGGGAACTGGCCGCCTACCGGCGGGCGCTGCCGGACCGGTCGGTCGCCGAGGACGGGCTCGGCGCGCTGGCCCGCGCGGCCGCCGCGGACCGGGCGCCCGATCCGGCGGACTCCGAGCGGATGCGCCACTCCTTACTTCTCGTGGTGGCCGCGGTCGGCTCGGTGAGCGCGCTCACCGCTCCGCTCGACGCGCTGCGCGAGGCCGTCGAGACGCTCGCCCCGCCCTGCCCCTGAGCGCGGGGGCGCCCTCGCCCGTTGCCCGCTGCCCGCCGCCCGTTCGGCCGTGGACCGTTGGACGGCCCCTTGCCGGCCGGTGGCGGCCCCGCGCGTACCTGGCCGGTCGGGGGCCGCGCCCGCTGACGCCGGCTCGGGCGGCCGCTCTCGTGGCCGTGCCCGCCGGGTTCGGGCGGCCCGTGCCCGCTGCCGCGTCCCGGCCTCGCCCACGCCCGGCGCGCCGCTGACGCCGGGAGATTGTCTCCAGCCCCCGGTGGCCCCAGCTCCTCGCGCCCGCACGCCCGCACGCCCGCACGCCCGCTGACGGCGGCTCAGGTGGTCAGGGCCCGCGCCAACCGCCGTGCCACGTCGTGCAGGACCGGCACGATCCTGTCGGTGGCCGCCTCGGTCACCCGCGCGGCCGGGCCGGAGATCGAGATGGCCGCGGCGGTCGGAGCGCCGGGCACGGCGACCGCGAGGCAGCGCACCCCGGCCTCCTGCTCGTTGTCGTCCACGGCGTAGCCGCGCT encodes:
- a CDS encoding DUF5955 family protein; its protein translation is MLDDGRGGTVGGGPGTGLADAVDRMRRELAAYRRALPDRSVAEDGLGALARAAAADRAPDPADSERMRHSLLLVVAAVGSVSALTAPLDALREAVETLAPPCP